In Brassica napus cultivar Da-Ae chromosome A3, Da-Ae, whole genome shotgun sequence, the sequence TATGTCGGTCGACAACTCCTTTTcctatttgttttcttttcactttttaatatttatttatatataaatacgtAGGTTATGATGCCTAGTTTTCCATCAAACTTCAGAACAGGGGCTTGCACTACCGTCTCTAAGTCACTGCCGTCAGTTCTTTTGTTGCTATGTCTGTTGCTGTCCCTATACTCCTGCCGGTGAGTTAGTTGATAAGCTTTTATCTTTTGGGTTTTAGGGTTAATTTGggtttcttttgatttttacgGTTTAACTAAGATAGTCATTAATTTGATGTTTTACCTCTAATTTGTTTTGTAGATGGATGACTTTCTTGTAAAGAGACAAGATATGTGGAAACGTTCACTAAGATTTATTCTCAGGTGAGTGTCTTTTGTTtatctcttatttaaaagcTATTTGATTTTAATACATGTCTTGATTTCATGTAAACTGCAGGATGACTTCGGGAGTAGTCTACTCAGTAGTGATGCATATTTTGATCATCACAGCATTCACTTTGCTAACTTTTCAGATTTTCTATACAAGGGGCGGCTTTGATGTCGTCCTGTTTTTCAATGTCATAGGCCCCTCTGTCTTATACCTTGTGTTTGGTTTATTGGAAATTGCCGTGAGGGCGTCTTTTAAAGACCAGATGTGTGTCACATTCTTCGGGCATATCAGCCATATGGTGGGATCTATGTTTCTCCTCACGTATAGAGTTCCATCAAATCATATTGAGGCTTTTGCCTTTTGTTTCCTAGGAATACCATTCTTTTTTTGGACTTTTTTCGTTATGTGTTCAACTTTTATTCCAGAAATTTTGGGAGATGATTCCTTAATCCAACcattggtttaggatttattatctattttttgGACTTTTTTCTTTATGTGTTCAACTTTTATTCCAGAAATTTTGGGAGATGATTCCTTAATCCAACcattggtttaggatttattatCTACTAGTATTATCTCCCGTGCGTGCGGCATgttcaaaataaaatcaaaataagtataaaatattgatttttttttcaagacgGCCAATATTATTAGATACTATGAAAATTCAGGGAAAACATCTCTCTTAGACTAATAcaactaaaatatttacattACTTTTTGTAGATAATTGaagtttcctattcctttttcttttttttgaacaaaagtttcctattcctatagtctttatttttgctaaattgtaaatgtCATTACTAGTAATGAAGTTTCAGTTACAAAATAAATCTGAAACCACGGTCTACTGAGACAGCCATTTGATTCTAAGGAGCctcaaaaagtttttaaaaaccCTTAAGAACCTAGATTATTAAGTCCAAGCTTCTATCAATAGAAAGCTTGAAGTTAATATGACATAATAGAACAAGAGACAACAGAATGAGACTCTCTGTCCAAAGCCCTTCTTGCTATAACTGGAGCAATCCTGAAGAAGCAAGAGAAAAGCTTGAAGGAGAGTTCAGTCGAGCAACCATCGAAGTGGCTCCAATCAGTTTCAACGGAGGTGTCTGGCTCCCACCCCGGAACACTACTGGAGGAGGACGTCAACCAAACAAACCCAAGCTTTCTTGACAGTAGATAAAATTACTAATCCAAATCGATGCTGCTGACAATGGAAACTTGGGTTACTGGTCAAGCGTAGGCGGTACAAATTGGCTCCCCAACCGGCCACACGACACATGAGATGCGGCAAAGACTCAGAGGGCACACTAAACCAACTGTCAGAGCTATGGAACAAGGGAAATGGAGCGCAGGAGGAGTCATGACTCCTCGAAAACAAGCGACTCAAAtcggcaagagagagctccgcCTTAATGCGGGAGATGCCTTCACAGCGGGATGTCCTCAAAACCCAAGTAAAACGGCGTCAAGAGCAAGAAGGAGAAGCCAATCGATTACCAACGAGCGCCACGGTTGTAGTCTTTTGAACTAAGAAAATAGGTTCTTGGTGGAGCGCCTCACATCTACCTTTCACTCGATAAAGAGAGGAGAAGCTCTACAACAACCTTGGAACTACACAGAAGAGGAGACCGACTGGTGTGAGACACGATGAGGCAGAAGCGGTGACGGCAGCGACACGTCGTGCATTCCAGCGAGACTCAGATCTTGGATCTGACCCAGATCCAAGCGCAATCGGTGACTAAAGGTAGATCCATGCCTCCCGAAGCTTACCTCGACTAATCAGACCTCGTTCATGCTTCAGAGAGACCAAAGACGCCTTTGGTTTCAGTTTGTTTCGACGGAGAGACCCATCTAACCCAGACACACGAACAAGGAGGAGAGACGAGAGGAGGAGGCGAAGGGTTGAGGCGGCACGCTTAAAACGGACAGGAGACCCGCGGTGAGCGGAGACGAGACTCTAGCGGCCACCGAGAGAAGGAGCTTGTTGTTGATGGAATTAGGGTTTGACGGCGGCTTTGTGGGAGAGACTCTAGATAGAAGACATTTTTATTGATTGTTCTTTTAGATTCTATCATTTCCTATAGTCttttatactccctctgttttttaatataagtcgttttagaattatgcacgtagattaagaaatcattaattttttatattttctaaacaaaacatcattaattatttacttaaccacaaatcaaccaataataaattaGAAGATATAtaatcattggtcatataacattaagtgttaataaattttacatagaaaaccgaaaacgtcatataatttggaacataaaaattcctctaaaacgacttatataaaaaaacggagggagtatttttttgtttttattaatctttttttcttttcattttcaatggtattatttatttttgaagttttgtttaTGAGTatctaaaaaaattagtaacatTATATAAGAAcaataaacatatttaaaaataagaaaacttaCCTGAAGTTTGGTTTGATCTTAGAGATCGTAAACATGAATCCTCGTTTCCACCAATGTTTCTTAAACCCCATTTTTACCTTAGTTatcaccattttttttttaataaagaccacattttcttatttttttgttgcttGAAGTGCTTCTCACGTTTATTAGAAGCCTTGTAAATCTGCTTTAAGGTAAGCTTCTTGCTTTTCTTCCTCAAATTATCACCACcgtatccaataaacatttcCTGgcaaattgaaaataaatttagtcTATTTCAAAAGTTATATTGATCAAACATATTActtaaaaactaattattaaaagtAGGTTAGAGGAGATAAAGATTCATGAAAGTCAACATGATGCAAATCTAGAGTTGAGTATTGAAGAGTTTCAGAGTATTTAGTCTCACTAACctgtatttaaattttcatcTGCCAACTTTGCATAAAGCCCTGaccaaaaaaaatgtgtttcttTCTTAATCATCTAAAAGAAGTTCTCTTGAACAGTATCATCAGAAACCATCGATCTGTGAGGTTAGAAACTGAATTTTTTCATTCTTTCACAGGTACTAATGAAgccatcagaaaaaaaaaaattgaggaaAGTACCTAGGATATTGTTAAGCGAAAAAAGAGAGAGTACCTAGAATGCATGAAAAGATgaatttttaacaatggcatcGTGTGTCAAACCTCTCCACATGAAGAGTAACAGTTTCAAAAATAGTGTGATAACTAAGTAGTGTGAGAAATATAAGgagtttttatttgaaaaaagaaacaaattgaaATCAGTTCAAACGATACAGTGTATGTTCTCCTACTCTCCGTCTCTTGGTCGGCCAAGCAACAATATACACCCTTTGGTTGAGCAGGAATAACAGGCTTCATAACTCCATATCATCAACTGCACCGGTAACTGTCAAAAGGATAGACAGACTTGTCCGAAATGCCATTCTAGCAAGGAAgaatgatatcttgcatatttacattgttttatccattcatccatgagcattttcatcatatagattaggatttagccatgtctaggttgcattttgcattcattgtccttattaggtgttggagtgtgccatggagtgatttgagatgtttgggagcattgtgatccaaaaggaggtgaaagatgagcatggatggagcctttagagaaatctcctgttgctaagattttgtggagacacataaaattgagttagctttctaatggaagtggtttcaagtcatttggagatgtaatgaaggatttatgatcaatttactagaggcatatccatcctggtcgagcatcgcagagtgacctctcagagcgacctaccgaggtcgctcccagccagagcgaccagccagagcgactagctcaagtcactcccagccagagcgaccagccagagcgaccagctcaagtcacTCGCGTTTTGACGCGCCGAGACACGAAAAAACGCGTCGGGAGTGACCTCctggagcgactatgctaggtcactccgggtgttttgcttggacgattttttatgttatttcagggaccttttggtcatttgttttgatgttttacactttctaaacctaagttaagtacttttgtaagccattggaggcaaaacaatctcttttctagagaagaactagtaaaaaaacctcttttgattcagatttcattggtttcatcttgtgttcttgttgatttcttatctatttctctacatggttaatctgaaatccaatatgggttcaagaggaatcatggagattagtgagtaatcaccttttgaatttatgggttagggagattaagggtgattaggttagttctaggatgttttagtgtagatcattcttgttccttgctagtagagtattcataatgcatcttctgagttggccactcaaaagttgatcaatagacatttcccacccaaaaggtgtttgatgaaatgtctgagacaactctcctaggcttttagtatactttgccaaagacatttgttgttaaaggtgctaagatagctaatagacttgttagtaatgattgctttcatattattcaaccaaagacatttgatgtttgagatgtgttagcaaatgagcattcatctagacatagagcttgcttagaattgtgtctaggcttaaggttgatagtttgattgatcatttgccatctttagttcgatacttgatcacccaaggtctaatccctatgcccatgagttctcttttcccttagtcaagaaagtatcattctgttattgctttctagtttagtagtagtttaaaacccatctaaatcattggttgcacttagattaagtgagtacttgcattctcagtgctttgatatccctcagaactggttcgacaatcttctatactacaacatttgtcttaggagccttgaaaactcctaacatcaaattggcgccgttgccaaattctgagtagatttgaacattgagatttagtcacttgcttgagactaagtcatttttattttcttttgttattgattctctttcttcacctccctttaatctacaggtgtatgaacttgaggagcaggggtccatcaaacctagttccaatagctgcagacatcagagctttagagagagagtgtgctagaaatagaagagaagaagagcaacaggctcacttgcagagattgagtactgatatgggagacatacctcaaaaccaacagcgagcagctcgacccattggcacttacgaccgtcccaacattcatggtcatagattgggaatccgagcacccgctgtggcagccaacaactttgagatcaaatcaggactcctcaacgtgatcgagaacaacaagtatcatggcttggctctagaggatccatttgatcacttggacaggttcgacagctactgtgggttgtcaaaaaccaatggtgtgtccgaagatgccttaaagctcaagctattccctttctctttgggggataaggcacgtcagtgggagaagtctctacccagtgactccatcactacttgggatgactgcaagaaagcattcttggagaagttcttctctacttcaagaactgctaagctgagaaacgagatttccagctttcaacagaagaacttggaaggcttcagtgaagcctgggagagattcaagggctaccaagctcaatgcccacaccatggcttttctaaggagagcttgctgagcacattctaccgtggtgctcttcctaagtacagagccagactggatacagctagcaatgggttcttcttggggagaactgaggaggatgcagaagaactggttgacaacatggtaaagagtgatgcagtctacagtggagaccacgacagaggcagtagaacagatgataagcagacgaggaaagagatcaaagctttggaagacaagatcgacctactcattgctgaaaaagcaacccaagagcagctgaagtttgttggtaactccaagcaggaagatccacttgctgtcaatgaggttgagggtttggaaggtcaagaggagttgtgtttcatcaacaacaatggtagctggtacaaaaaggagcccaactttcagtacaacaactaccaacagaaatcctatccaaacaaccaacagagtggctatccgccaagaaacaaccagcaaggcagctatcagcctcagcaaaacccctcgtctggttcctctgctcctcaagagagcagcactgataccttactgaagcaaatcttggagtctcagactagaagtgagaagcaagttggttatgagttgaagaaccttcattccaagattgatgggagctacaatgagctcaacaacaaattctcacaccttgcttctacagtcaggaatttagagaatcaatttgcttccatgaacactcaccagaatcgccagcaaggatctctacctggaaagtctgaccaaaatcccaaggaggccaaagctatcacccttaggagtggtaagcagttacctcctagaaccctcaccaaggatgctgagaaattaggtgagggggttgccatcaacatagatgatgaagtggtgattgttgatgagaagatcaatgacgagatcttggagaagatagtggaagccaaaggtaaaggaaaggttggagaggagaagaagacagtaaaggatggtgaagttgttactccagcaagtgaaagttcttttgttcctcctccctatgaacccaaacttccattccctggtagattcaagaagcagctgctagagaaatacaaagctctgtttgagaagcaaatgagtgaagctcaggttgcaatgcccatcatcgatgctttcatgttgattcctcaatacaacaatttcctgaaagatgttgtagctgcaaagaagaaggagatggaaagcatgatgattcttacccatgagtgcaatgccatcatccagaggcttgatgttccagagaaattagaggatccaggaagcttcacactaccttgtgctcttggacctatggtatttgagaaaagtctctgcgatttgggagctagtgtcagcttgatgcctttgtctgttgcaaagaagcttggattcactcagtacaagaagtgtagactctctctggtgttagctgatcgttcagtgaagtaccctgtgggcatcttagaggacctccctgtgaagattggaaggtatgagatacctacagattttgtggtgcttgagatgggtgaggaggctcaagatccattgattctaggaaggccattcttagctacagcaggagctattgttaatgtgaaggagagcacgattgatctccatttgggtaaagagaacatcctccactttgacatcaagaggaaaatgaggaaaccaactgtgttcgggcaagccttctacattgaagagatggacacccctgctgatgagcaccttgaagagttaccacctgaggacgacgaggagggagcatctccctctactcattccctatAGAAGGCAACCCACcacactcccttgtatataccatttcatttttgcatattagtcttcttttcggtatctctctctacttgacgacacagagactgtgtaactcaagtttgggggaggtaccaagtatttgatcatgtttgctttgatgttgtttcattgagtcatgcattgcatacctatttgcataaaaaaaaaaaaaaccaatcatttagtttgcatcatttgcatttttaggagagtctagagcatataggttgcattcacttgcattgggagcaatgattttaaatgccttgtaaagaacactacgttgcacctgagtagtttttgcacctctcaaaaatacttgtatgtttcgagccttgaaaactcttcctgaaacttgttgattgctgaaactcagtctttgaagccaactacaaccttatttgaactgaacgaacttaatgcttcttgctcatggtcccttgtgtactgagtcatggctatacacacttgagttgtcacatcctttataccaatcttttttttgacaaactctagtggtagaccactcccaaaacctttccctccttttaagctttcattgtttgatgagtgaggcctttttcggaaagtcttacatgtgcat encodes:
- the LOC111214575 gene encoding uncharacterized protein LOC111214575, producing the protein MSVAVPILLPMDDFLVKRQDMWKRSLRFILRMTSGVVYSVVMHILIITAFTLLTFQIFYTRGGFDVVLFFNVIGPSVLYLVFGLLEIAVRASFKDQMCVTFFGHISHMVGSMFLLTYRVPSNHIEAFAFCFLGIPFFFWTFFVMCSTFIPEILGDDSLIQPLV